A single window of Cololabis saira isolate AMF1-May2022 chromosome 24, fColSai1.1, whole genome shotgun sequence DNA harbors:
- the timmdc1 gene encoding complex I assembly factor TIMMDC1, mitochondrial, translating into MHPAQRRTSSALPRRRADSAPRGALSAGLLQGLIQTAGPCFSCILLPRVHAADVAAARPAAQPAQMPSSSPTSPAAAPPPTSLPRNIGRPEFPDTGWERIKDLFDRDEKQKTPEELTIVVKCGSIAALAGFLYGGLPAARFSRQRYIQVSQAEVYTTRVEAVRSAHNAAIRGFVRYGWRWSWRVSLIVTLLSSISTGLSVYRDKDALSNYVAAGAVSMGLFRLNLGLRGLVAGSVIGAVLGIPVGALALGLQSLTGETMRERRRRERRELHELKLAEWTARLQMTDELIANLNVSSQEEETNKDLKRIQELLGSPENEDVDRESRRT; encoded by the exons ATGCATCCAGCGCAGCGCCGAACAAGCTCTGCCCTGCCCAGACGCCGGGCAGATTCAGCCCCCCGGGGCGCGTTGAGCGCTGGTCTGCTGCAGGGCCTCATCCAGACTGCCGGGCCGTGTTTCTCCTGCATCCTGCTCCCCCGGGTGCACGCAGCTGACGTGGCTGCTGCCCGGCCTGCTGCCCAGCCTGCACAGATGCCCTCCTCCTCGCCCACCAGTCCCGCTGCTGCCCCCCCTCCCACATCCCTGCCAAGGAACATTGGCAGGCCAGAGTTTCCAGACACAGGATGGGAGCGCATCAAGGACCTCTTTGACAGAGA TGAGAAACAGAAAACCCCGGAGGAGCTCACCATCGTGGTGAAATGCGGCTCCATCGCTGCACTGGCAGGCTTCCTGTACGGGGGCCTTCCGGCTGCACGCTTCTCCAGACAGAGGTACATCCAGGTCAGCCAGGCCGAGGTGTACACAACCCGCGTGGAAGCAGTG CGCTCGGCTCACAACGCAGCTATCCGGGGTTTCGTGCGGTATGGATGGAGGTGGAGCTGGAGAGTGTCTCTGATAGTCACCTTGTTAAG TTCCATCAGCACGGGGTTGTCTGTGTACAGAGACAAGGACGCCCTGAGCAACTATGTTGCAGCCGGAG CCGTCAGCATGGGCCTGTTCAGACTGAACCTGGGCCTGAGAGGGCTGGTGGCCGGGTCCGTCATCGGGGCCGTCCTGGG GATTCCTGTTGGAGCTTTGGCCCTCGGCCTGCAGTCGCTGACGGGAGAAACCATgcgagagaggaggaggagggagcgcAGAGAGCTTCATGAGCTAAAGCTTGCCGAATG GACGGCGCGGTTGCAGATGACGGACGAGCTGATTGCCAATCTGAACGTGAGCTCTCAGGAGGAGGAGACCAACAAGGACCTGAAGAGGATCCAGGAACTTCTCGGTTCCCCAGAGAACGAGGACGTGGACAGAGAGTCGCGCCGCACGTGA